In a genomic window of Streptomyces katrae:
- a CDS encoding VOC family protein has translation MTSNGFTTCLWFDGDAEAAADYYLSVFKDGRILRTVRYTEAGPGPAGEVMVVEFEINGQRFIGLNGGPQFPFTEAISFQIHCSDEAEADYYYAALTGDGGQESACGWVKDRFGVSWQVIPPGAIDLISDPDPGRAARATAAMLQMKKLDVAAMRRAADGEERV, from the coding sequence ATGACCAGCAACGGCTTCACCACCTGTCTGTGGTTCGACGGCGACGCGGAGGCCGCCGCCGACTACTACCTCTCCGTCTTCAAGGACGGCCGGATCCTGCGCACCGTCCGCTACACCGAGGCCGGCCCGGGCCCGGCCGGGGAGGTGATGGTCGTCGAGTTCGAGATCAACGGCCAGCGGTTCATCGGACTCAACGGCGGCCCCCAGTTCCCCTTCACCGAGGCCATCTCCTTCCAGATCCACTGCTCCGACGAAGCCGAGGCGGACTACTACTACGCCGCGCTGACCGGCGACGGCGGGCAGGAGTCGGCCTGCGGCTGGGTCAAGGACCGGTTCGGGGTCTCCTGGCAGGTCATCCCGCCCGGCGCCATCGACCTGATCAGTGACCCGGACCCGGGCCGGGCGGCCCGCGCCACCGCCGCGATGTTGCAGATGAAGAAGCTCGACGTGGCGGCCATGCGGCGCGCGGCCGACGGGGAGGAGAGGGTCTAG
- a CDS encoding bifunctional glycosyltransferase/CDP-glycerol:glycerophosphate glycerophosphotransferase, which produces MPPRLSIVVPSYNVELYLDECLESLAAQTFDDFEVVIVDDGSTDSSAVIAEAFAERDKRFRVVLQKNAGLGAARNVGFRHASPDSEYVAFVDSDDTMPPDAYQKLIDALDASGSDFAAGNVKRFRSVGMQQSWGHRVAFANTRLKTHISKFPALVTDRTAWNKVYRRGFWEEHGFQYPEGILYEDAPVSIPAHYFATSVDVISDCVYHWRVRETGERSITQRSTDPVSVIDRVTSVRLVREALLGKTGEKYARYLRDYDHNVLSEELPLIYKYVAEGGDDFRAAFVKEVGGLIREIGTGPWSDLTVADRLKAYLAREGRVEEFIALLHHQRDFSYSVPVKGLARPQADYPFLKAPVPPKLLTLGPRERRVVSRLEQAAWSDGKLLLRGYALPGHMGAESRLASRKMLVFREQGKRRRTVVPTRTVASPMATVNSPHLALRHADWAGFTAVVEPTLFQSGGKWREGIWTTSIAVTGPGGLHRARLKGGEHDSGMNPPAYWATPDVRILPTVTGVLTVQVEIVRARVLDVRPHGDDALELTGELAPGAGEGIILRAEHAGTGAGLDIPLALGSAASGGRVPFTAVVPLAGLGSVAPATRAPGEWTPEAWTLTVVRPDGTRHPLVHDERGGFAGLAVPLPGEDTDLAVFAKRAKSGHLVLSVQPSPPLVDTVSAENGTLTLRGTFRAPADSADEPYELVLHDHHGTEFSYPVTRDGDRFEATFEPVLPEPYAGRTTLPQGRWWPTLRPVSQGGTTAGLLGVDRGAPVQLIAPALTTGPHPVTVLGRRMRVEARHHDRMALVSDPLLSPHDRSRYAQRVARDETYPAQRQLPVKDLAVYDTFRGNGAGDSPRAIHEELVRRGEKLDHVWLVRDGRAEVPPTARAVQYGSLEAWEVLARARYYVVNDSVPMTFRRRPGQTVVQTWHGTPLKQIGYDFTHDYYTSPEVLEGLAHDSAQWTLLASPSSYATPILKRALGYDGEVVESGSPRTDALVRPDAERIAEVRRRLGLPEGKKVVLYLPTWRENREDWSGGYKLDLRIDLAAARRELGEDHVLLVRGHHLVKEQLRDGVRDGFVVDVSRWPDTTDLLLVADVLISDYSSALFDFALTDKPILLFTYDLEHYRDTLRGFTFDLEEKAPGPLLKDSAALIEAVRDADAVAARFAGARKAFRAEFCDLDDGRAAERVVDRMLQK; this is translated from the coding sequence ATGCCCCCGCGCCTGAGCATCGTCGTTCCCTCCTACAACGTCGAGCTCTACCTCGACGAGTGCCTGGAATCCCTTGCAGCTCAGACGTTCGACGACTTCGAAGTCGTCATCGTCGACGACGGGTCCACGGACAGCAGTGCGGTCATAGCCGAGGCCTTCGCTGAGCGTGACAAGCGCTTCCGGGTCGTCCTGCAGAAGAACGCCGGCCTCGGTGCCGCGCGGAACGTAGGCTTCCGGCACGCCTCGCCGGACAGCGAGTACGTCGCCTTCGTCGACAGCGACGACACCATGCCCCCGGACGCCTACCAGAAGCTGATCGACGCCCTCGACGCGAGCGGCTCCGACTTCGCCGCGGGCAACGTCAAGCGCTTCCGCTCCGTCGGCATGCAGCAGTCCTGGGGCCACCGCGTCGCGTTCGCGAACACCCGCCTGAAGACCCACATCTCCAAGTTCCCGGCGCTGGTCACCGACCGCACCGCCTGGAACAAGGTCTACCGGCGCGGCTTCTGGGAAGAGCACGGCTTCCAGTACCCCGAGGGCATCCTCTACGAGGACGCCCCCGTCAGCATCCCGGCGCACTACTTCGCCACGAGCGTCGACGTGATCAGCGACTGCGTCTACCACTGGCGCGTCCGCGAGACCGGCGAGCGGTCCATCACCCAGCGCTCCACCGACCCGGTCTCCGTGATCGACCGCGTGACCTCCGTCCGCCTGGTCCGCGAGGCCCTGCTCGGCAAGACGGGCGAGAAGTACGCCCGCTACCTGCGCGACTACGACCACAACGTGCTGAGTGAGGAACTTCCGCTCATCTACAAGTACGTCGCCGAAGGCGGCGACGACTTCCGCGCCGCCTTCGTCAAGGAGGTGGGCGGCCTCATCCGCGAGATCGGCACCGGACCGTGGAGCGACCTCACCGTCGCCGACCGGCTCAAGGCCTACCTGGCCCGCGAGGGCCGCGTCGAGGAGTTCATCGCCCTCCTGCACCACCAGCGGGACTTCTCCTACAGCGTGCCGGTCAAGGGCCTGGCCCGCCCGCAGGCCGACTACCCCTTCCTCAAGGCGCCCGTCCCCCCGAAGCTGCTGACCCTCGGCCCGCGCGAGCGCCGCGTCGTCAGCCGGCTGGAGCAGGCCGCCTGGAGCGACGGCAAGCTGCTGCTGCGCGGCTACGCCCTCCCCGGCCACATGGGCGCCGAGAGCCGCCTGGCCTCCCGCAAGATGCTGGTCTTCCGCGAGCAGGGCAAGCGCCGCCGCACGGTCGTCCCCACCCGCACGGTGGCCTCCCCGATGGCCACCGTGAACTCCCCCCACCTCGCCCTGCGGCACGCAGACTGGGCCGGCTTCACCGCCGTCGTCGAACCCACCCTCTTCCAGTCCGGCGGCAAGTGGCGCGAGGGCATATGGACCACCTCCATCGCCGTCACCGGCCCCGGCGGCCTGCACCGGGCCCGCCTCAAGGGCGGTGAGCACGACAGCGGGATGAACCCGCCCGCCTACTGGGCCACCCCCGACGTCCGCATCCTGCCGACCGTCACGGGCGTCCTCACCGTCCAGGTCGAGATCGTCCGCGCCCGCGTCCTGGACGTCCGCCCCCACGGCGACGACGCCCTCGAACTGACCGGCGAGCTGGCCCCCGGCGCCGGCGAGGGCATCATCCTGCGCGCCGAACACGCAGGCACCGGCGCGGGCCTCGACATCCCGCTCGCCCTGGGCAGCGCCGCGTCCGGCGGCCGCGTCCCCTTCACCGCCGTCGTCCCGCTCGCCGGACTCGGCTCCGTCGCCCCTGCCACGCGGGCTCCCGGCGAATGGACCCCCGAAGCCTGGACCCTGACCGTGGTCCGCCCCGACGGCACCCGCCACCCCCTGGTCCACGACGAACGCGGCGGCTTCGCGGGCCTGGCCGTACCGCTCCCCGGCGAGGACACCGACCTCGCGGTCTTCGCCAAGCGCGCCAAGAGCGGCCACCTCGTCCTCTCCGTCCAGCCCTCCCCGCCGCTCGTCGACACCGTCTCCGCCGAGAACGGCACGCTGACCCTGCGCGGCACCTTCCGCGCCCCCGCGGACAGTGCCGACGAGCCGTACGAGCTGGTCCTGCACGACCACCACGGCACCGAGTTCAGCTACCCCGTCACCCGCGACGGGGACCGCTTCGAAGCCACCTTCGAGCCCGTGCTCCCCGAGCCGTACGCCGGCCGCACCACCCTCCCGCAGGGCCGCTGGTGGCCGACCCTGCGCCCGGTGAGCCAGGGCGGCACCACCGCCGGCCTGCTCGGCGTCGACCGCGGAGCCCCCGTCCAGCTGATCGCCCCCGCGCTGACCACCGGCCCCCACCCGGTCACGGTCCTGGGCCGCCGCATGCGCGTCGAGGCCCGCCACCACGACCGGATGGCCCTGGTCAGCGACCCGCTGCTGAGCCCGCACGACCGCTCCCGCTACGCCCAGCGCGTCGCCCGCGACGAGACCTACCCGGCGCAGCGGCAGCTCCCGGTCAAGGACCTGGCCGTCTACGACACCTTCCGCGGCAACGGCGCGGGCGACTCGCCCCGCGCCATCCACGAGGAACTCGTGCGCCGGGGCGAGAAGCTGGACCACGTCTGGCTGGTCCGCGACGGCCGCGCCGAGGTCCCGCCGACCGCCCGTGCCGTCCAGTACGGCAGCCTGGAGGCCTGGGAGGTCCTGGCCCGCGCCCGCTACTACGTCGTCAACGACAGCGTGCCGATGACCTTCCGGCGCCGCCCGGGCCAGACCGTCGTCCAGACCTGGCACGGCACGCCGCTCAAGCAGATCGGCTACGACTTCACGCACGACTACTACACCAGCCCCGAGGTGCTGGAGGGGCTGGCCCACGACAGCGCCCAGTGGACGCTGCTCGCCTCCCCGAGCTCGTACGCCACCCCCATCCTCAAGCGGGCCCTCGGCTACGACGGCGAGGTCGTCGAGTCCGGCAGCCCGCGCACCGACGCGCTGGTACGTCCCGACGCGGAGCGGATCGCCGAGGTCCGCAGGCGGCTCGGCCTGCCCGAGGGCAAGAAGGTCGTCCTCTACCTGCCGACCTGGCGCGAGAACCGCGAGGACTGGAGCGGCGGCTACAAGCTCGACCTGCGCATCGACCTGGCCGCGGCCCGCCGCGAGCTCGGCGAGGACCACGTCCTGCTCGTCCGCGGCCACCACCTGGTGAAGGAGCAGCTCCGCGACGGCGTGCGCGACGGGTTCGTCGTGGACGTGTCCCGCTGGCCCGACACCACGGACCTGCTGCTCGTCGCCGACGTGCTGATCTCGGACTACTCCTCCGCGCTGTTCGACTTCGCGCTGACCGACAAGCCGATCCTGCTGTTCACGTACGACCTGGAGCACTACCGCGACACCCTGCGCGGCTTCACCTTCGATCTGGAGGAGAAGGCCCCCGGCCCGCTGCTGAAGGACTCGGCCGCACTGATCGAGGCCGTCCGCGACGCCGACGCCGTGGCCGCCCGGTTCGCCGGGGCGCGGAAGGCGTTCCGCGCCGAGTTCTGCGACCTCGACGACGGCCGCGCCGCCGAGCGGGTCGTCGACCGGATGCTCCAGAAGTAG
- a CDS encoding roadblock/LC7 domain-containing protein, whose amino-acid sequence MLPAEAEAEILAELRRLRARVPQLSGALAASADGLVLAQDSATTEAESVAALTAAALGVAQRLSDCTGQGGFRELLVRGEHGYVATYAAGEAAVLTLTAEPRVNVGRLHLEARRSSLRITELIEHSLGRRSGPEAPAPDRP is encoded by the coding sequence ATGCTGCCCGCCGAGGCCGAAGCCGAGATACTCGCCGAGCTCCGGCGGCTGCGGGCCCGGGTGCCCCAGCTCAGCGGGGCGCTCGCCGCGAGCGCCGACGGCCTGGTCCTGGCGCAGGACAGCGCGACCACCGAAGCCGAGTCCGTCGCCGCGCTGACCGCCGCCGCCCTCGGCGTGGCCCAGCGGCTGAGCGACTGCACCGGCCAGGGCGGCTTCCGCGAACTGCTCGTACGCGGCGAGCACGGCTACGTCGCCACGTACGCCGCGGGCGAGGCGGCCGTCCTCACCCTGACCGCCGAGCCGCGCGTCAACGTCGGCCGCCTCCACCTGGAGGCGCGCCGCTCCAGCCTCCGGATAACCGAGCTCATCGAGCACAGCCTGGGCCGCAGGTCAGGCCCCGAGGCGCCGGCCCCGGACCGTCCCTGA
- a CDS encoding APC family permease — protein MRRINAKRLLVGEPLDTARLGETLLPKRLALPIFCSDPLSSVAYATEEILLILALGGVALLHLAWYAAAAIVFLLVVVVASYRQTCHAYPGGGGAYVVSSENLGPTAALTAASALLVDYVMTVAVSVVSGVAAITSAIPSLNDHQVALSVTFVVLLTLMNLRGVRESGRVFAIPTYGFVLVIYVMFAVAAVRIGTGATIRAESAHLPIDAAGTYTGIAVVFLALRAFASGCTALTGVEAISNGVPAFQKPKAKNAATTLAAMGVLSVTMFAGITALAMAYRVHVAADPTELGLPPGTPMSTALAQIGRATFGDLDFLFYLLQAATAGVLVLAANTAFNGFPMLASILAKDHYAPRQLYNRGDRLVYSNGVVLLALAAIALIVAFDAQLTRLIQLYIIGVFVSFTLSQAGMVRHWRRALADPATPRTGRVHIHRRLAINAVGALMTAVVLVIVLITKFTHGAWLVVIAMPALFAGMKGVRRHYDQVAGQVAVAPGDRPRKPARHHVVVLVANVHAPTLKALGYAQGLRPDTLSALSVAADEQEAQRLRQAWAEIDPGMPLKVLHSPYREVVAPVVAYLEEEAAAEGTDMLSVVIPEYVVGHWWEQPLHNQNALRLKARLLFTPGIAVIDVPYLLESARHPHPHPQAPARP, from the coding sequence ATGAGGCGAATCAATGCGAAACGCTTGCTGGTCGGTGAGCCGCTCGACACCGCGCGCCTGGGCGAGACCCTGCTGCCCAAGCGGCTCGCGCTGCCCATCTTCTGCAGCGACCCGCTCTCCTCCGTGGCCTACGCCACCGAGGAGATCCTGCTGATCCTCGCCCTCGGCGGAGTCGCGCTGCTCCACCTCGCGTGGTACGCGGCCGCCGCGATCGTCTTCCTGCTGGTGGTCGTCGTCGCCTCCTACCGGCAGACCTGCCACGCCTACCCCGGCGGCGGCGGTGCCTACGTCGTCAGCTCCGAGAACCTGGGCCCCACCGCGGCCCTCACCGCCGCCAGCGCCCTGCTCGTCGACTACGTGATGACCGTCGCCGTGTCCGTGGTCTCCGGGGTCGCCGCGATCACCTCGGCGATCCCCTCCCTCAACGACCACCAGGTCGCCCTCTCCGTCACCTTCGTGGTCCTCCTGACGCTGATGAACCTGCGCGGGGTACGGGAGTCCGGGCGCGTCTTCGCCATCCCCACCTACGGGTTCGTACTCGTCATCTACGTCATGTTCGCCGTCGCCGCCGTCCGCATCGGCACCGGCGCCACCATCCGGGCCGAGTCCGCCCACCTCCCGATCGACGCCGCCGGCACCTACACCGGCATCGCCGTCGTCTTCCTCGCCCTGCGCGCCTTCGCCTCCGGCTGTACCGCCCTCACCGGAGTCGAGGCCATCAGCAACGGAGTGCCCGCCTTCCAGAAGCCCAAGGCGAAGAACGCGGCGACCACGCTCGCCGCGATGGGCGTGCTGTCCGTGACCATGTTCGCCGGGATCACCGCCCTCGCCATGGCCTACCGGGTGCACGTCGCCGCCGACCCCACCGAACTCGGCCTGCCCCCGGGCACCCCTATGTCCACCGCCCTCGCCCAGATCGGCCGCGCCACCTTCGGGGACCTGGACTTCCTCTTCTACCTGCTCCAGGCCGCCACCGCGGGCGTCCTGGTCCTCGCCGCCAACACCGCCTTCAACGGCTTCCCGATGCTGGCCTCGATCCTCGCCAAGGACCACTACGCGCCCCGCCAGCTCTACAACCGCGGCGACCGGCTCGTCTACTCCAACGGCGTCGTCCTGCTCGCCCTCGCCGCCATCGCCCTCATCGTCGCCTTCGACGCCCAGCTGACCCGCCTCATCCAGCTCTACATCATCGGGGTCTTCGTCTCCTTCACCCTCTCGCAGGCCGGCATGGTCCGGCACTGGCGGCGCGCCCTCGCCGACCCGGCCACCCCGCGCACCGGGCGGGTCCACATCCACCGCCGGCTCGCCATCAACGCGGTCGGCGCGCTGATGACCGCCGTGGTCCTGGTCATCGTCCTGATCACCAAGTTCACGCACGGCGCCTGGCTGGTCGTCATCGCCATGCCCGCCCTCTTCGCCGGCATGAAAGGGGTCCGCCGGCACTACGACCAGGTCGCCGGACAGGTGGCCGTCGCACCCGGCGACCGGCCGCGCAAACCGGCCCGCCACCACGTCGTCGTCCTCGTCGCCAACGTCCACGCGCCGACGCTCAAGGCCCTCGGCTACGCCCAGGGGCTGCGGCCCGACACCCTCAGCGCGCTGTCCGTGGCCGCCGACGAGCAGGAGGCGCAGCGGCTGCGCCAGGCCTGGGCGGAGATCGACCCCGGCATGCCGCTGAAGGTGCTGCACTCGCCGTACCGCGAGGTGGTCGCACCCGTGGTGGCGTACCTGGAGGAGGAGGCCGCGGCCGAAGGCACCGACATGCTCTCGGTGGTCATCCCCGAGTACGTCGTCGGCCACTGGTGGGAGCAGCCCCTGCACAACCAGAACGCGCTGCGGCTCAAGGCGAGGCTGCTGTTCACCCCGGGCATCGCGGTGATCGACGTGCCGTACCTGCTGGAGTCGGCCCGCCACCCGCATCCGCATCCGCAGGCGCCGGCCCGGCCGTAG
- a CDS encoding (2Fe-2S)-binding protein, with amino-acid sequence MPSHTFTVNGRSVTVDAPDDLPLLWVLRDLLGITGPKYGCGVDVCKACTSHLDGVDVRPCVVPVSACAGKRVTTIEGLADGDRLHPVQEAWLEQDVAQCGYCQPGQIMAAVALLQRTAEPTDEDIDAIANICRCGTYFRIREAIRSAAARM; translated from the coding sequence GTGCCCTCGCACACCTTCACCGTCAACGGCCGCAGTGTCACCGTCGACGCGCCCGACGACCTCCCCCTGCTGTGGGTGCTCCGCGACCTGCTCGGGATCACCGGGCCCAAGTACGGCTGCGGGGTGGACGTCTGCAAGGCCTGCACCAGCCACCTCGACGGCGTGGACGTCCGCCCCTGCGTGGTGCCGGTCTCCGCCTGCGCCGGCAAGCGGGTCACCACCATCGAGGGGCTGGCGGACGGGGACCGGCTCCACCCCGTCCAGGAGGCCTGGCTCGAACAGGACGTCGCCCAGTGCGGCTACTGCCAGCCCGGGCAGATCATGGCCGCCGTGGCCCTGCTCCAGCGGACCGCCGAGCCCACGGACGAGGACATCGACGCCATCGCCAACATCTGCCGCTGCGGCACCTACTTCCGCATCCGCGAGGCCATCCGCAGCGCGGCCGCCCGGATGTGA